One genomic window of Gracilinema caldarium DSM 7334 includes the following:
- a CDS encoding citrate/2-methylcitrate synthase yields the protein MDSNSYLYKVLENNKIDPELYTKYNVKRGLRNADGTGVLVGLTRVGDVHGYIMDEGERIPVDGKLYYRGYDVEDLVYHAAQEQRYGFEETIYLLLFGDLPTKAELEEFSDLLGEKRALPNNFAEDTIMKVPSPDIMNKLARSVLTCYAYDDRAEDLSPENILRQSIDLIARFPTMVAYAYMAKKHYYDHESLFIHSPGKTKSTAETLLSLIRQDQKFTRLEAEILDLALVLHAEHGGGNNSTFAVHLISSADTDTYSAIAAGVGSLKGFKHGGANIKVMGMMEDIKKGVKNWENEGEVADYLIKILKGEAFDRTGLIYGQGHAVYTISDPRATLLRNKAEALAKEKGFYEEFNLYRTIETLVPKVFKQVKGSDKSICTNVDFYSGFVYHMLGIPTELYTPIFAISRVAGWCAHRMEEIISGGRIIRPAYKCVQPRLPFIPIADRK from the coding sequence ATGGATTCGAATAGCTATCTTTATAAGGTTCTAGAAAATAACAAAATTGATCCTGAATTATATACCAAGTATAATGTTAAGCGAGGGCTGCGAAATGCCGATGGTACTGGTGTTCTTGTTGGCCTTACCAGGGTAGGAGATGTACATGGGTATATTATGGATGAAGGCGAACGGATCCCGGTAGACGGCAAGCTCTATTACCGGGGCTATGATGTGGAAGACCTGGTTTACCATGCAGCTCAGGAACAACGGTACGGCTTCGAAGAAACTATTTATCTACTGCTTTTTGGTGATTTGCCTACAAAAGCTGAATTAGAGGAATTTTCAGATCTTCTTGGTGAAAAACGTGCTTTACCTAATAATTTTGCTGAAGATACCATTATGAAGGTGCCCTCTCCTGATATTATGAATAAACTTGCTCGTTCGGTGCTTACCTGTTATGCCTATGATGACCGAGCTGAGGATTTGTCTCCTGAGAATATACTTCGTCAATCAATAGATCTTATCGCCCGGTTTCCAACCATGGTAGCCTACGCCTACATGGCTAAAAAGCACTATTACGACCATGAAAGCCTTTTTATCCATTCACCTGGTAAAACTAAATCCACGGCAGAAACTCTCCTTTCCCTCATTCGTCAGGACCAGAAATTTACCCGCCTTGAAGCAGAAATACTCGACCTTGCTTTGGTGCTCCATGCAGAGCATGGCGGTGGTAATAATTCAACCTTTGCAGTGCACCTTATTTCTTCAGCTGATACAGACACCTATTCTGCAATTGCCGCAGGGGTAGGATCCCTTAAAGGTTTTAAGCATGGAGGTGCTAATATTAAAGTAATGGGTATGATGGAAGATATTAAAAAGGGTGTTAAAAACTGGGAGAACGAAGGCGAAGTTGCAGATTATTTAATAAAGATATTAAAGGGAGAGGCCTTTGACCGAACAGGGCTTATTTATGGACAGGGGCATGCGGTATATACAATATCGGATCCACGGGCGACCCTGTTGCGGAATAAGGCCGAAGCATTGGCAAAAGAGAAGGGGTTTTATGAAGAATTTAATCTCTATAGAACCATTGAAACTCTGGTTCCAAAGGTCTTTAAACAGGTAAAGGGTTCTGATAAATCTATTTGTACCAATGTGGACTTCTATTCCGGCTTTGTATACCACATGCTGGGGATCCCTACAGAACTCTATACTCCAATTTTTGCCATCAGCCGTGTGGCAGGCTGGTGTGCTCATCGAATGGAGGAAATTATCTCCGGTGGCAGAATTATTCGACCGGCTTATAAATGTGTTCAGCCCAGACTTCCCTTTATACCTATAGCAGATAGAAAATAA
- the asnS gene encoding asparagine--tRNA ligase, with product MNIPLIKEIMTLSPEGQTVIIRGWVRTKRELKHLVFIEVNDGSCFKNIQCTFDLSQFTDQSISEQLAEVSTGVSVEISGKLVPSPAAGQPVEVTASSISVIGKATAENYPLQKKRHSLEFLREIGHLRARTNTFGAVARVRSRLAFAIHEFFQHRGFQYVHTPIITASDCEGAGAMFQVTTLDLEALAKSGKAVDYSKDFFGKRSYLTVSGQLEAETYATALSRVYTFGPTFRAENSNTTRHLAEFWMVEPEVAFAHLEDNMELAEAFLKHLFNVALTDCREDLEFFNERIQQGIIETLDSVVNSKFTHMTYTDAVKELEKNAGAFEFKPYWGCDLQSEHEKYLTEKVAGGPVIVTDYPKEIKAFYMKLNEDGKTVRAMDVLVPRLGEIIGGSEREERLEVLENRIKELGMNPEDYWWYLDLRRFGTVPHAGFGLGFERLILYVTGMTNIRDVIPYPRAVGQADF from the coding sequence ATGAATATACCACTTATCAAAGAAATTATGACCCTTTCCCCTGAAGGGCAAACAGTCATTATACGCGGCTGGGTTCGAACAAAACGGGAATTAAAACACCTTGTCTTTATCGAAGTAAATGATGGTTCATGTTTTAAGAACATTCAGTGTACCTTTGATCTTTCCCAGTTTACCGATCAGAGCATTTCTGAACAGCTGGCAGAAGTATCTACTGGGGTTTCTGTAGAAATTTCTGGAAAGCTTGTTCCTTCCCCTGCTGCGGGGCAACCGGTAGAGGTTACTGCTTCTAGCATTTCTGTAATCGGAAAAGCAACTGCAGAAAACTATCCATTACAAAAAAAGCGGCATTCTCTGGAATTCCTCCGGGAGATTGGACATCTCCGTGCCCGAACCAATACCTTTGGGGCTGTAGCACGGGTACGCAGCCGCCTTGCCTTTGCAATTCATGAATTTTTCCAGCATCGAGGCTTCCAGTATGTCCATACCCCAATCATTACTGCCAGCGACTGTGAAGGGGCCGGGGCCATGTTTCAGGTTACTACCTTGGATCTGGAAGCCTTAGCAAAGTCAGGCAAGGCTGTCGATTATTCTAAAGATTTTTTTGGTAAACGGAGTTATCTTACCGTATCGGGTCAGCTCGAAGCAGAAACCTATGCTACAGCCCTTTCCCGGGTCTATACCTTCGGGCCAACCTTCCGTGCAGAAAATTCTAATACCACCCGGCACCTTGCAGAATTCTGGATGGTTGAACCGGAAGTAGCCTTTGCCCATCTGGAAGACAACATGGAACTGGCAGAGGCCTTTCTGAAACACCTCTTTAATGTAGCCCTTACCGACTGCAGAGAAGACCTGGAGTTTTTTAATGAGCGGATCCAGCAGGGAATTATTGAAACCCTGGACAGCGTGGTCAATTCCAAGTTTACCCATATGACCTATACGGATGCGGTGAAGGAACTGGAGAAAAATGCTGGAGCCTTTGAATTCAAGCCCTATTGGGGTTGTGATTTACAGAGTGAACATGAAAAATACCTGACTGAAAAAGTAGCGGGAGGCCCTGTCATCGTTACAGACTATCCCAAGGAAATTAAAGCTTTCTACATGAAATTGAATGAGGATGGAAAGACAGTCAGAGCAATGGATGTTTTGGTTCCCCGTTTAGGCGAAATCATTGGCGGTTCAGAACGGGAAGAACGGCTTGAGGTTCTCGAAAACCGAATTAAGGAATTGGGTATGAATCCTGAGGATTATTGGTGGTATTTGGATTTACGGCGCTTTGGTACTGTGCCCCATGCAGGATTTGGTCTTGGTTTTGAACGGCTTATCCTCTATGTTACCGGCATGACCAATATCAGAGACGTAATTCCCTATCCTCGAGCCGTTGGACAGGCTGATTTCTAA
- a CDS encoding D-alanyl-D-alanine carboxypeptidase family protein — MQRQFFLLLLVIIPGLLLVAEDLEIHSRSAILLDASTGTVLFEKNADEPIPPASLTKLVTMHIAFQDIAMGKVHLDDIVPIPRAAWAINQSWGSSLMFLGPGQRVTLRELLLGLAVCSGNDAAVAIALYLAPSIEVFAERMNQEVQRLGLTHTHFVEPSGISEHNVTTARDFAAFCRFYIAEHPDAITNFHAVREFAYPKAENVPETYRDNPRTIVQSNRNTLLDTLEGVDGLKTGYIIESGYNIALTAKRGDTRFLAVLLGGPGRSSLQGGQIRAEDGTKLLEWAFANYKTLHLSPIPLPQPRIWKGTLNKTNLHIADAVIDRNTNMLSFTTSIHRGIKLNQNIEIFEPVVAPIQVGTIIGRLIISDNEGTLQQFPLTVDETIPKGNLIKRMIDALILCFIAFFKNIGLT, encoded by the coding sequence TTGCAAAGACAATTTTTTCTACTACTGCTGGTAATAATTCCGGGTCTTTTGCTTGTTGCAGAAGACCTGGAAATCCATTCTCGTTCAGCTATACTGCTCGATGCCAGCACCGGGACAGTATTATTTGAAAAGAATGCTGATGAACCTATTCCCCCAGCATCGCTCACAAAATTAGTGACTATGCATATTGCCTTTCAGGATATTGCCATGGGCAAGGTTCATCTTGATGATATCGTTCCTATTCCGCGAGCCGCATGGGCAATCAATCAGAGCTGGGGGTCAAGCCTTATGTTCCTTGGCCCAGGACAACGAGTTACATTACGTGAATTGTTACTGGGTCTTGCGGTCTGTTCCGGTAACGATGCAGCCGTCGCAATCGCCCTGTATTTAGCTCCATCTATTGAAGTTTTTGCAGAGCGGATGAACCAGGAAGTACAACGATTGGGACTTACCCATACCCATTTTGTTGAACCCTCCGGCATTTCGGAACACAATGTGACTACCGCGAGGGATTTTGCAGCTTTCTGCAGGTTCTACATCGCAGAACATCCTGATGCAATCACTAATTTTCATGCGGTGCGAGAATTTGCCTATCCAAAAGCAGAAAATGTCCCTGAAACCTATAGAGACAACCCAAGAACTATAGTTCAATCAAACCGTAACACCTTGCTTGATACTCTAGAAGGGGTTGATGGTCTTAAAACTGGTTATATTATTGAATCAGGTTATAACATTGCTCTTACCGCCAAACGGGGAGACACACGGTTCCTTGCAGTCCTTTTAGGTGGCCCTGGTAGATCTTCTCTGCAAGGTGGACAAATAAGAGCGGAAGATGGGACAAAACTTTTAGAATGGGCTTTTGCTAATTATAAAACCCTTCATCTCTCCCCTATTCCATTACCACAGCCAAGAATCTGGAAAGGAACACTCAATAAAACGAACCTGCATATTGCTGATGCTGTTATCGACCGAAATACTAATATGCTTAGTTTTACCACATCGATACATCGTGGAATTAAGCTGAATCAGAACATAGAAATATTTGAGCCAGTAGTGGCACCGATTCAGGTAGGGACTATTATAGGACGTCTAATCATATCCGATAATGAAGGAACTCTTCAGCAGTTTCCGCTCACTGTTGATGAGACTATTCCTAAAGGTAATCTTATAAAACGCATGATAGATGCTCTCATATTGTGTTTCATTGCCTTTTTTAAAAATATAGGGCTCACTTAA
- a CDS encoding flagellar filament outer layer protein FlaA, protein MKRMFILVAIALFAAGSLFAEEAVLIDFTKLAADIIPNQDNVPTQNRATMMDFSNVAGGSFTTEQKKVMKTSLALANWDVVLASSSRTVTNQAKSYTQEAPSKQFGKVLGVRVHFPVEPFNSWARIQPPFEIPAFEAMTKVADDGTIQAPTAEDKASKFTRFENGYGVVKNVGVIKSLAVNVYGLNFPHGLSAVLIDADGNENVVFMGYLKFDGWGELRWDNPQYVENVRNRELRLYPLYPKSTPFVKFGGFLIQRDAAAEGGDFVAYFKDVKVIYDKAVIETDRDIDDEGLWNIIQDRETARKNAEMSRFGQQQVLRYLEAQKKATESGFTPSTETK, encoded by the coding sequence ATGAAACGGATGTTCATTCTTGTCGCCATCGCGTTGTTCGCGGCGGGATCGTTGTTTGCAGAAGAAGCGGTGCTTATCGACTTCACCAAACTTGCGGCCGACATTATTCCCAACCAGGACAACGTACCCACTCAGAACCGTGCGACCATGATGGATTTCTCCAACGTGGCCGGCGGCAGCTTCACCACCGAACAAAAAAAGGTGATGAAGACCTCCCTCGCCTTGGCTAACTGGGATGTGGTTCTCGCATCATCTTCCAGGACTGTGACCAACCAGGCCAAGAGCTATACACAGGAAGCACCTTCCAAGCAGTTTGGAAAGGTTCTTGGCGTACGGGTTCATTTCCCTGTAGAACCCTTTAATTCCTGGGCACGGATTCAGCCGCCCTTTGAAATTCCTGCCTTCGAAGCAATGACCAAGGTTGCAGATGATGGTACCATTCAGGCCCCCACTGCAGAGGACAAGGCAAGCAAATTTACCCGCTTTGAAAATGGTTACGGTGTGGTAAAGAATGTAGGTGTTATTAAGTCCCTTGCAGTTAATGTATATGGGCTTAATTTCCCCCATGGACTTTCTGCTGTACTCATTGATGCCGATGGAAACGAGAATGTGGTATTTATGGGTTACCTGAAATTCGATGGTTGGGGAGAGCTACGCTGGGACAATCCTCAGTATGTCGAGAATGTACGAAACCGGGAACTCCGGCTCTATCCGCTCTACCCAAAATCAACTCCCTTCGTAAAATTTGGAGGGTTTCTTATCCAGCGTGATGCAGCTGCTGAAGGCGGTGACTTTGTAGCATATTTTAAAGATGTTAAAGTCATCTACGATAAGGCTGTTATTGAAACTGACAGGGATATTGATGATGAAGGTCTGTGGAACATTATTCAGGACCGTGAAACTGCACGGAAAAATGCTGAAATGTCCCGCTTTGGCCAGCAGCAGGTGCTGAGATATTTGGAAGCTCAGAAGAAGGCTACTGAATCTGGCTTTACCCCTTCAACTGAAACTAAATAA
- a CDS encoding GerMN domain-containing protein, which translates to MKNDNSAPVLQGITGFFQISINRRLTFLLVLLVIASLDVILTPKKRYIYSFFSQKTKTLHIETRYLVSGKTKEDQLRYFIEEYLLGPSSVDLMPLFPVDAVLTTVMIRNEKAYINLSDSAALPLQNSVSFEQRARLFTQIIRKNFQSIKEITLFIAGNEVYHTNTERKIKKSVDK; encoded by the coding sequence ATGAAAAATGATAATTCTGCCCCAGTTTTACAGGGTATTACAGGTTTTTTTCAAATTTCCATAAATAGAAGGTTAACCTTTCTTCTAGTACTGCTGGTAATTGCTTCCTTAGATGTCATACTGACGCCGAAAAAAAGATATATTTATAGTTTTTTTTCTCAAAAAACGAAAACCCTTCATATTGAAACCCGATATCTCGTTTCTGGCAAAACAAAAGAAGATCAACTGCGATATTTTATAGAAGAATACCTGCTTGGACCAAGTTCGGTAGATTTAATGCCCCTTTTCCCAGTGGATGCAGTTCTTACGACGGTTATGATCAGAAATGAGAAGGCTTATATCAATCTATCGGACTCAGCTGCCCTTCCTCTTCAAAATTCTGTGTCATTTGAACAAAGGGCACGTTTATTTACCCAAATAATACGGAAAAACTTCCAGTCTATAAAAGAAATAACCCTTTTTATTGCAGGAAATGAGGTATATCATACAAATACTGAGCGAAAAATAAAGAAAAGCGTTGACAAATAA
- a CDS encoding N-acetylmuramoyl-L-alanine amidase family protein: MDRRLSFKKYIVFLILLFISSFCFADDIELSQALSRLSAKLSWDPLMQTGLLITDLHHISFGIGYNTQSSPFIIDNRYVLYLPSPRYTDSRLVFPSETIEGLEKALLSLLSKSQALYRIAAIVIDPGHGGKDSGAVAEHLIEKKKVTLQEKNITLSVGKQVYELLKTQFPEKRILMTRTGDTYPTLEDRVSIANAIPLGEHEAILFISIHTNASFNKTARGYEVWYLSPEYRRTLVDSKKFQESTEVLPIINAMLEEEFTTESILLAQSILSQLDVSLGDKLPSRGIKAEEWFVVRNAKMPSVLVELGFITNYQDAILMNDSAYLQKFSNALYKGIVDFVNNFEKTGGFTTAP, translated from the coding sequence ATGGACAGAAGACTTTCCTTCAAAAAGTATATTGTTTTTTTAATCCTGCTCTTCATCAGCTCATTCTGTTTTGCTGATGATATAGAACTTTCTCAAGCCCTATCCCGGCTTTCGGCAAAACTGAGCTGGGATCCCCTTATGCAGACCGGTTTACTGATTACAGACTTACACCATATTTCCTTCGGAATAGGTTATAATACTCAAAGCTCCCCTTTTATCATTGATAATCGATATGTACTCTATCTACCCAGTCCCCGATATACCGACTCAAGGCTTGTTTTCCCTTCAGAAACCATCGAAGGTCTTGAGAAAGCTCTGCTTTCGTTACTATCGAAAAGCCAGGCCTTGTACCGTATTGCTGCCATCGTTATCGATCCGGGGCATGGTGGAAAGGATAGTGGTGCGGTGGCTGAACACCTGATAGAAAAGAAAAAAGTTACCCTTCAGGAAAAAAATATAACCCTCTCTGTAGGGAAACAGGTCTATGAGCTTTTAAAAACACAATTTCCCGAAAAGCGAATTCTTATGACCCGAACTGGAGATACCTATCCTACCCTTGAAGATCGGGTTTCTATCGCCAATGCCATACCCCTTGGGGAACACGAAGCAATTCTCTTTATATCCATCCATACAAATGCATCATTTAACAAAACTGCTCGGGGCTATGAAGTATGGTATCTCAGTCCAGAATACCGTCGTACCCTGGTGGATTCTAAAAAATTTCAGGAATCGACAGAGGTTCTGCCAATTATTAATGCCATGCTGGAAGAAGAATTTACCACAGAGAGTATACTGCTCGCTCAATCAATTTTAAGCCAGTTAGATGTATCACTCGGCGATAAACTACCCTCCAGGGGTATTAAGGCTGAAGAGTGGTTTGTAGTAAGGAATGCTAAAATGCCCTCTGTCCTGGTTGAACTTGGTTTTATTACGAATTATCAAGATGCCATATTGATGAACGATTCGGCCTACTTGCAGAAGTTTTCTAACGCGTTGTATAAGGGTATAGTTGATTTTGTGAATAATTTTGAAAAAACTGGAGGTTTTACGACTGCACCATGA